The following are encoded together in the Mycolicibacterium arabiense genome:
- a CDS encoding TetR/AcrR family transcriptional regulator yields MGGTISKESYIETGLEVLSDLGYGGLKLAEVCNRLGVTTGSFYHYFSSWSAFGQELVAYWVHARTVRVADNLRAEPDPRRRVDVLIQEALMLPFEAEAAIRVWSSIDQTVHEVQAEVDRQRFEMLLDAGVEILGDRHQAERFATTALYLLVGCEQSTLPRDPEHLTWIADRLLFALDNGVFANVPGGR; encoded by the coding sequence ATGGGGGGAACCATTTCCAAGGAGTCGTACATCGAGACCGGGCTGGAGGTGCTGTCCGACCTGGGGTACGGCGGGCTGAAGCTCGCCGAGGTCTGCAACCGACTCGGTGTCACGACGGGCTCGTTCTATCACTACTTCAGCAGCTGGTCGGCCTTCGGACAGGAGTTGGTCGCTTACTGGGTTCACGCCCGCACCGTGCGCGTCGCGGACAACCTGCGCGCCGAACCGGATCCGCGGCGGCGAGTCGACGTCCTCATACAAGAGGCGCTGATGCTGCCCTTCGAGGCCGAGGCTGCGATCCGGGTCTGGAGTTCGATCGACCAGACCGTGCACGAAGTCCAGGCCGAGGTCGACCGTCAGCGCTTCGAGATGCTGCTGGACGCGGGCGTCGAGATCCTCGGGGATCGACACCAGGCGGAGCGCTTCGCCACGACTGCGCTGTACCTGCTGGTCGGATGTGAACAGTCGACCCTGCCCCGTGACCCAGAACACCTGACGTGGATCGCCGATCGACTGCTCTTCGCGCTCGACAACGGCGTGTTCGCCAACGTGCCAGGCGGACGCTGA
- a CDS encoding pirin family protein, which produces MPAITADTLTLPRVTAPAPSDTERPVRSITTGPRGYEGEGFPVVRAFGGVSAAALDPFIHMDQMGEIEYQPGEPRGTDWHPHRGFETVTYMIDGRFAHQDSHGGGGLITDGATQWMTAGSGILHIETPPAELVESGGVFHGVQLWVNLPKKDKFAAPKYQSIEGGEVKLLASNDGGALVRIIAGDVDGQAGPGATHTPITLAHATIEPGARLNLPWNRDFNALVYVLSGRGSVGPVGRSIEQGQLAVFGPGDRITVDAGGSQDSNRPALEVLLLGGKPIREPVFQYGPFVMNSKSEIIEAMDDFNAGRFGSIPPNALRPHSNS; this is translated from the coding sequence ATGCCCGCCATCACCGCCGACACGCTCACCCTGCCCCGCGTCACCGCGCCGGCACCGTCGGACACCGAGCGCCCCGTGCGCTCGATCACGACCGGCCCGCGCGGCTACGAGGGCGAGGGCTTTCCCGTCGTACGCGCCTTCGGCGGAGTCAGCGCCGCGGCACTCGACCCGTTCATCCACATGGACCAGATGGGCGAGATCGAATACCAGCCCGGTGAACCCCGCGGCACCGACTGGCACCCACACCGCGGCTTCGAGACCGTCACCTACATGATCGACGGCCGCTTCGCCCACCAGGATTCACACGGCGGCGGCGGCCTCATCACCGACGGCGCCACGCAGTGGATGACCGCGGGCTCGGGCATCCTGCACATCGAGACCCCGCCCGCCGAACTCGTCGAGAGCGGCGGCGTCTTCCACGGCGTCCAGCTGTGGGTGAACCTGCCCAAGAAGGACAAGTTCGCGGCGCCGAAGTACCAGTCGATCGAGGGCGGCGAGGTCAAGCTGCTCGCCTCCAACGACGGCGGTGCGCTGGTGCGCATCATCGCCGGTGACGTCGACGGCCAGGCAGGCCCCGGCGCGACCCACACGCCGATCACGTTGGCGCACGCCACGATCGAGCCCGGTGCGCGGCTGAACCTGCCGTGGAACCGCGACTTCAACGCGCTGGTCTACGTGCTGTCCGGTCGTGGGTCCGTCGGCCCCGTCGGCCGTTCCATCGAGCAGGGCCAGCTGGCCGTGTTCGGGCCGGGTGACCGCATCACCGTCGACGCGGGCGGAAGCCAGGACTCCAACCGGCCCGCGCTCGAGGTGCTGCTGCTCGGCGGCAAGCCGATCCGCGAGCCCGTGTTCCAGTACGGCCCGTTCGTCATGAACTCCAAGTCGGAGATCATCGAGGCGATGGACGACTTCAACGCAGGCCGGTTCGGGTCGATCCCGCCGAACGCCCTGCGTCCGCACTCCAATTCCTAG
- the pfkB gene encoding 1-phosphofructokinase, with protein sequence MIVTVTPNPSIDRTVTLAAPLARGAVQRVTSATSEPGGKGVNVARALVLAGVDAVAILPAGDDDPMIAALRASGVAFRGVPVSGAVRTNVAITEPDGTTTKLNEPGATLDGAARAALTRSVLSAAADAAWVVLSGSLPPGLPDDWYAEVAASLRASACKVAIDTSERPLAALAASFDMAAPDVIKPNAEELASLVGADPLHLESAAAAGDPEPVVSAAREVIARGARTVLVTLGAAGAVLVDETGSWMATPPPIVPRSTVGAGDSSLAGYLRAEVGGAQPPQRLRMAVAYGSAAAALPGSALPSPDQIDLDAVRVYALTPASARP encoded by the coding sequence GTGATCGTCACAGTCACACCCAACCCCAGCATCGACCGCACCGTCACGCTGGCCGCCCCGCTCGCCCGCGGCGCCGTGCAGCGCGTCACCTCGGCCACCTCCGAACCGGGCGGAAAGGGCGTCAACGTCGCGCGGGCGCTCGTGCTCGCCGGGGTCGACGCCGTCGCCATCCTGCCCGCAGGCGACGACGACCCGATGATCGCGGCGCTGCGCGCCAGCGGAGTGGCGTTCCGCGGGGTTCCGGTCAGCGGCGCGGTCCGCACCAACGTCGCGATCACCGAACCGGACGGGACGACCACCAAGCTCAACGAGCCTGGCGCGACGCTCGATGGCGCGGCGCGTGCCGCTCTCACCCGGTCGGTACTCTCCGCAGCCGCCGACGCGGCGTGGGTGGTGCTGTCCGGCTCGCTGCCGCCAGGATTGCCCGACGATTGGTACGCCGAGGTGGCGGCAAGCCTGCGGGCGTCGGCGTGCAAGGTGGCCATCGACACCTCCGAGCGCCCGCTCGCCGCGCTGGCGGCGTCGTTCGACATGGCCGCACCCGACGTCATCAAGCCCAATGCCGAGGAACTCGCCAGCCTGGTGGGCGCCGACCCGTTGCACCTCGAGAGTGCTGCGGCCGCGGGCGATCCCGAGCCCGTCGTCTCGGCTGCCCGTGAGGTCATCGCCCGTGGGGCGCGCACCGTGCTCGTCACCCTGGGTGCGGCGGGGGCGGTACTGGTCGACGAGACGGGGAGCTGGATGGCCACCCCGCCGCCGATCGTCCCGCGCAGCACCGTCGGCGCCGGCGACAGCTCGCTGGCCGGTTACCTGCGCGCCGAAGTCGGTGGGGCGCAGCCGCCACAGCGCCTTCGAATGGCGGTGGCCTACGGCAGCGCAGCTGCCGCGCTACCCGGGTCGGCGCTGCCGTCACCGGACCAGATCGACCTCGATGCCGTTCGGGTGTATGCGCTTACGCCCGCGTCCGCCCGTCCATAG
- a CDS encoding phosphoenolpyruvate--protein phosphotransferase, which yields MSTTTSATSLPQQQGQVLHGVPAVGGVQYAPVVRPGARPSLDETPVADVAESERPAEVERLKAASAAVADRLRARAAHATGVASEVLATTAQLAQDRAWLRDAEKRIVAGAPASRAVAGAVGKIADALAKAGDLMAERVTDLRDIRDRVIAELSGLPEPGVPVPDRPSILCAEDLAPVDTAGLDASLVVGLATSLGGPTSHTAIIARQLGIPCVVAVDGLDDVPAGTMIMVDGSVGTVTVTPDEDVAARAVEGSRRDAEAARQWAGPGATADGHPVAILANVQDGAAARAAAETPAEGVGLFRTELCFLNRDTEPTVDEQAEIYGQVLAAFGDRKVVVRTLDAGSDKPLKFAGHPDEANPALGVRGIRIAFGNPAMVTRQLQGIADAARNTGTSPWVMAPMIATAAEAKAFADEARSMGLTPGVMIEVPAAALLADRILEHVDFLSIGTNDLTQYTMAADRMSAELATLTDPWQPAVLALVAMATRAGAAASKPVGVCGEAAADPVLACVLVGLGVSSLSAAAAAISAVGAKLGQVTLAQCQAAAEAALNTATAAEARAAALAELA from the coding sequence ATGAGTACGACGACGTCAGCCACCTCACTCCCGCAGCAGCAGGGGCAGGTGCTCCACGGTGTGCCCGCCGTCGGCGGTGTGCAGTACGCGCCGGTGGTCCGCCCCGGCGCGCGGCCGAGTCTCGACGAGACGCCGGTCGCCGACGTCGCGGAGTCGGAACGTCCGGCCGAGGTCGAGCGGCTCAAGGCCGCGTCGGCCGCGGTGGCCGACCGGCTGCGCGCCCGCGCCGCACACGCCACCGGCGTCGCATCGGAGGTCCTGGCCACCACGGCGCAGCTCGCCCAGGACCGCGCCTGGCTCCGCGACGCCGAGAAGCGCATCGTCGCGGGCGCACCTGCCTCCCGCGCCGTCGCGGGCGCCGTCGGCAAGATCGCCGATGCGCTCGCCAAGGCCGGCGACCTGATGGCCGAACGCGTCACCGATCTGCGCGACATCCGCGACCGCGTGATCGCCGAACTGAGTGGCCTGCCCGAGCCTGGCGTCCCGGTTCCCGATCGCCCGTCGATCCTCTGCGCAGAGGACCTCGCGCCGGTGGACACGGCGGGGCTCGACGCGTCACTCGTCGTGGGTCTGGCCACCTCGCTCGGGGGTCCCACCAGCCACACCGCGATCATCGCCCGTCAGCTCGGCATCCCGTGCGTCGTCGCGGTCGACGGCCTCGACGACGTGCCCGCCGGGACGATGATCATGGTCGACGGTTCCGTCGGCACCGTCACCGTCACACCCGACGAGGACGTCGCGGCACGCGCGGTCGAGGGCTCCCGGCGCGACGCCGAGGCGGCTCGGCAGTGGGCCGGTCCGGGCGCCACCGCAGACGGGCACCCCGTCGCGATCCTGGCCAACGTGCAGGACGGCGCCGCCGCGCGCGCAGCGGCCGAGACGCCTGCCGAGGGCGTCGGCCTGTTCCGCACCGAACTGTGCTTCCTCAACCGCGACACCGAACCCACCGTCGACGAGCAGGCGGAGATCTACGGGCAGGTGCTGGCGGCGTTCGGTGACCGCAAGGTCGTCGTCCGCACGCTCGACGCAGGCTCCGACAAACCGCTCAAGTTCGCCGGTCACCCCGACGAGGCCAACCCGGCGCTCGGCGTGCGCGGCATCCGGATCGCGTTCGGCAACCCAGCGATGGTCACCCGTCAGCTCCAGGGCATCGCCGACGCCGCGCGCAACACCGGCACGTCGCCGTGGGTCATGGCGCCGATGATCGCGACCGCCGCCGAAGCGAAGGCCTTCGCCGACGAGGCGCGGTCGATGGGCCTGACGCCTGGTGTGATGATCGAGGTGCCCGCCGCGGCGTTGCTGGCCGACCGCATCCTCGAGCACGTCGACTTCCTGTCCATCGGCACCAACGACCTGACGCAATACACGATGGCCGCCGACCGGATGTCCGCCGAACTGGCGACGCTCACCGATCCGTGGCAGCCCGCGGTCCTCGCGCTGGTCGCCATGGCGACGCGTGCCGGCGCGGCGGCGAGCAAGCCCGTCGGCGTGTGCGGTGAGGCTGCCGCCGATCCCGTGCTGGCGTGCGTGCTCGTCGGCCTTGGCGTCTCGTCGCTGTCGGCGGCCGCGGCGGCGATCTCGGCGGTGGGCGCCAAGCTCGGCCAGGTCACGCTGGCGCAGTGCCAGGCGGCGGCCGAGGCGGCGCTGAACACCGCGACCGCGGCCGAGGCACGGGCCGCGGCGCTGGCCGAGCTAGCCTGA
- a CDS encoding DeoR/GlpR family DNA-binding transcription regulator encodes MYAEERQQAIAALVMSQGRASVAELAQEYDVTTETVRRDLATLDRAGVLRRVHGGAVPVRALHLVEAGVGERESTRADHKDAIAAAATEFFPLSGATVLLDAGTTTARIAAHLPTDRDLVVVTNSVPIAARLAAMPTVTLQLLGGRVRGVTQAAVGEQALRVLDTIRVDIAFIGTNAISARHGLSTPDSEEAAVKRAMVRSANYVVVAADSSKVGREDFVSFAPITDVDTLITDTEISDDDRRSLTEHGVEVVQAGATT; translated from the coding sequence ATGTACGCGGAGGAGCGGCAACAGGCCATCGCCGCACTGGTGATGAGCCAGGGTCGCGCATCGGTCGCCGAACTCGCGCAGGAGTACGACGTCACCACTGAGACCGTCCGCCGCGACCTGGCCACGCTCGACCGGGCGGGCGTCCTGCGCCGGGTGCACGGTGGCGCCGTTCCCGTCCGCGCACTGCACCTCGTGGAGGCCGGCGTCGGCGAGCGGGAGTCGACCCGCGCCGACCACAAGGACGCCATCGCCGCCGCCGCGACCGAGTTCTTCCCCCTCAGCGGTGCCACGGTGCTGCTCGATGCGGGGACGACGACGGCGCGCATCGCCGCACACCTTCCCACCGACCGCGACCTCGTCGTCGTCACGAACTCGGTGCCCATCGCGGCCCGGCTGGCCGCGATGCCGACGGTGACGCTGCAACTCCTCGGCGGACGGGTTCGCGGCGTCACCCAGGCCGCGGTCGGCGAGCAGGCGTTGCGGGTACTCGACACCATCCGGGTCGACATCGCGTTCATCGGCACCAATGCCATCAGTGCCCGCCACGGCCTGTCCACCCCGGACAGTGAGGAGGCCGCCGTGAAGCGGGCCATGGTGCGCAGCGCGAACTACGTGGTGGTCGCAGCCGATTCCAGCAAGGTCGGTCGCGAGGACTTCGTCAGTTTCGCGCCCATCACCGACGTCGACACCCTCATCACCGACACCGAGATCAGCGACGACGACCGTCGGTCGCTCACCGAGCACGGCGTCGAGGTCGTCCAGGCAGGAGCCACGACGTGA
- a CDS encoding TetR/AcrR family transcriptional regulator has product MPHTATRGPGRPPAAKAAETRERIVRAAREVFSELGYDAATFQAIAIRADLTRPAINHYFASKRVLYSEVVEKTNEMVVAAGMAKAEEETSLLKRLSAFFSAAMQADTRDRSAAAFLVTSVLESQRHPELSRDEHNSLKTSRAFVSWAVTDAIERGELTTETDVATLVELLVAVMWGMGFYAGYVGGHDELGVIVEKLELLLANKLWTLSS; this is encoded by the coding sequence GTGCCGCATACCGCCACCCGAGGTCCAGGACGTCCGCCAGCAGCGAAGGCGGCAGAGACGCGCGAGCGGATCGTCCGCGCTGCTCGCGAGGTCTTCAGTGAACTTGGCTACGACGCCGCGACATTTCAGGCGATTGCTATCCGCGCCGATCTGACGCGCCCGGCCATCAATCACTACTTCGCCAGCAAGCGCGTCCTCTACAGCGAAGTGGTCGAGAAGACCAACGAAATGGTGGTTGCCGCCGGCATGGCCAAGGCCGAGGAGGAGACGTCGCTACTGAAGCGACTGTCGGCCTTCTTCTCAGCTGCGATGCAGGCCGACACCCGCGACCGTTCGGCTGCTGCGTTCCTGGTCACGTCGGTGCTGGAGTCCCAGCGGCACCCCGAACTGAGTCGCGACGAACACAATTCGCTGAAGACGTCGCGCGCCTTCGTCTCCTGGGCGGTCACCGATGCCATCGAGCGTGGCGAGTTGACGACCGAAACCGACGTGGCGACCCTGGTCGAGCTGCTGGTGGCGGTCATGTGGGGAATGGGCTTCTACGCGGGCTACGTGGGTGGACACGACGAACTCGGCGTCATCGTCGAGAAGCTGGAGCTCCTTCTGGCGAACAAGCTCTGGACGCTCAGCTCTTAG
- a CDS encoding PTS fructose transporter subunit IIABC, giving the protein MPIITTDLVALDVDAGGDKESVIRLLAGRLADAGRATDRDGLIAAAMAREAQSATGLPGGIAIPHCRSPHVDEATIGFARLSPKVDFGAPDGPADLAFLIAAPEAGGSQHMKLLSSLARALVRKDFVASLRAASSDAEIVELVEGVVSPAPANPAAAKPAAAPAAAPVDERPAEAVRTLVAITACPTGIAHTYMAADSLVAAAKEAGVTLHVETQGSSGSTPLSAETIAAADAVIFATDVGVKDRSRFAGKPVIASGVKRAINEPAKMISEALSAATNPNAARVEGSAGASASSSGPASGGVGWGTRTRQILLTGVSYMIPFVAAGGLLIALGFLLAGYDIANTPDGETKSLGNIIAAGNSLTNLPSGGLTQYLGAVLFTLGGLAFGFLVPALAGYISFAIADRPGIAPGFTAGAVAVFVGGGFIGGIVGGLIAGFTALWISKINVPKWARGLMPVVIIPLGASLVVGLLMFLLLGRPLAAITSGLTNWLGGLSGSSVILLGVILGLMMCFDLGGPVNKAAYAFATAGLNVADPASLRIMAAVMAAGMVPPLAMALASTLRPKLFTEPERENGRAAWLLGASFISEGAIPFAAADPLRVIPSMMAGGALTGGLIMAFDVTLKAPHGGIFVFFAIGNLVWFLLALAVGTAVGAVAVITAKQFASKKDTPAESSPALANA; this is encoded by the coding sequence ATGCCCATCATCACCACAGACCTGGTCGCGCTCGACGTCGACGCCGGCGGCGACAAGGAGTCGGTCATCCGGCTGCTCGCCGGTCGGCTCGCCGACGCCGGCCGAGCCACCGACCGCGACGGGTTGATCGCTGCGGCGATGGCCCGCGAGGCGCAGTCCGCCACGGGCTTGCCGGGCGGCATCGCGATCCCGCACTGCCGCTCGCCGCACGTCGACGAGGCGACGATCGGGTTCGCCCGCCTGTCGCCCAAGGTCGACTTCGGCGCCCCCGACGGTCCCGCCGACCTGGCGTTCCTCATCGCCGCGCCGGAAGCCGGTGGCTCCCAGCACATGAAGCTGCTGTCCAGCCTGGCGCGGGCGCTGGTGCGCAAGGACTTCGTCGCGTCGCTGCGCGCGGCGTCGTCCGACGCGGAGATCGTCGAACTGGTCGAGGGAGTGGTCAGTCCTGCGCCTGCGAATCCCGCTGCGGCCAAGCCCGCTGCGGCTCCGGCCGCGGCACCGGTCGACGAGAGGCCAGCCGAGGCAGTCCGCACGCTGGTCGCGATCACCGCCTGCCCGACCGGCATCGCCCACACCTACATGGCCGCCGACTCACTGGTCGCCGCCGCCAAGGAGGCGGGTGTCACGCTGCACGTCGAGACGCAGGGGTCATCGGGCAGCACGCCGCTGTCGGCCGAGACCATCGCCGCCGCCGACGCCGTCATCTTCGCCACCGACGTCGGCGTCAAGGACCGTTCGCGGTTCGCCGGCAAGCCCGTCATCGCCTCGGGCGTCAAGCGCGCCATCAACGAGCCGGCCAAGATGATCTCCGAAGCCCTCAGCGCCGCAACCAATCCCAACGCTGCGCGCGTCGAGGGCTCGGCTGGTGCGTCGGCATCCTCGAGCGGCCCGGCGTCGGGAGGCGTCGGCTGGGGTACGCGGACCCGGCAGATCCTGCTCACGGGCGTGAGCTACATGATCCCGTTCGTCGCGGCGGGCGGTCTGCTCATCGCGCTCGGGTTCCTGCTGGCGGGCTACGACATCGCCAACACCCCCGATGGCGAGACGAAGAGCCTCGGCAACATCATCGCCGCGGGCAACTCGCTGACGAACCTCCCCAGCGGCGGGCTGACCCAGTACCTCGGCGCGGTGTTGTTCACCCTCGGCGGGCTAGCGTTCGGCTTCCTGGTGCCCGCGCTCGCGGGTTACATATCGTTCGCGATAGCCGACCGGCCCGGCATCGCACCAGGTTTCACCGCAGGTGCCGTGGCCGTGTTCGTCGGCGGCGGCTTCATCGGCGGCATCGTCGGCGGTTTGATCGCCGGCTTCACCGCTCTATGGATCAGCAAGATCAACGTGCCGAAGTGGGCGCGCGGCCTCATGCCGGTGGTCATCATCCCGCTGGGCGCCTCGCTGGTCGTCGGCCTGCTGATGTTCCTGCTGCTCGGCCGTCCCCTGGCCGCCATCACCTCCGGCCTGACGAATTGGCTCGGCGGCCTCTCCGGCAGCTCGGTGATCCTGCTGGGCGTCATCCTCGGACTGATGATGTGCTTCGACCTGGGCGGCCCGGTGAACAAGGCGGCGTACGCCTTCGCCACTGCCGGCCTCAACGTCGCCGACCCGGCGTCGCTTCGCATCATGGCTGCGGTGATGGCCGCGGGCATGGTGCCGCCCTTGGCGATGGCGCTCGCATCGACGCTGCGGCCCAAGCTGTTCACCGAGCCGGAGCGTGAGAACGGCCGCGCCGCATGGCTGCTCGGCGCTTCGTTCATCTCCGAGGGCGCCATCCCGTTCGCCGCGGCCGACCCGCTGCGCGTCATCCCGTCGATGATGGCCGGCGGTGCGCTCACCGGCGGGCTCATCATGGCCTTCGACGTGACGCTCAAGGCACCGCACGGCGGCATCTTCGTGTTCTTCGCGATCGGCAACCTGGTGTGGTTCCTCCTCGCCCTGGCCGTCGGCACGGCAGTCGGCGCCGTCGCGGTGATCACCGCCAAGCAGTTCGCCAGCAAGAAGGACACTCCCGCAGAGTCCAGCCCCGCGCTGGCCAACGCCTGA
- a CDS encoding FUSC family protein: MLTPAGLLHRARSRLAEKDPEHDAFRRAVRAGIVLPVTAGLGFALGSGSQTPMFAIFGTVALLITVDFPGNRAARAVAYGGLAFNGAVLITIGSLVAPIPWLAVTTMFVLAVVVMFSGVLSEIVAAGQRSTLLTFVLPACTPPGPIPDRLLGWAIALSVAVPAALFLLPPRHHDELRQHAAQVCRTLADRLDGNATAEDVSSAMGALRSNFLGADFRPVGLTAGSRALVRVVDDLQWLSDRITDGSGDLLAQMRGPVTRVLRDAARVLTTSPSSGRDVFREDLANGLAAQREVAQSRYRDDIVEILGEASDGAAIGVGRRLLTRRTISAAVGATGRIIGIAAAADARPVWARVLGRRLPRTGAADRVLSESEALAYLTTGFVATRAVVVRNSLRTGLGLALAVAVTHVFPVEHGFWVVLGAMSVLRSSALTTGTRVVRAVAGTVLGFLIGIAFIELLGVEPVVMWLALPIVAFGSAYVPEVASFVAGQAMFTMMVLIIFNLIVPTGWSVGLIRVEDVVVGALVGVVVSVLLWPRGAAASVSRAVDAALAVGTTYLTAAVRRVTRGADEAANDRVFALGHDAMTAGRTLDDAVRQYLSESGGSTDGRAPVVRAANRAIRLRNAAELIADVVPPPLAAYPRVRDILEAHTAAVCERLTGTPGRDHAPISDDFVLALRAEASGEALSVSAALPLVAVAANLGELELLYAAPPERFVHPEAR; encoded by the coding sequence ATGCTGACCCCGGCCGGCCTGCTGCACCGGGCACGGAGTCGGCTCGCCGAGAAGGACCCCGAGCACGACGCGTTTCGGCGTGCCGTGCGCGCCGGGATCGTGCTGCCGGTCACGGCGGGCCTCGGCTTCGCTCTCGGAAGCGGTTCGCAGACACCGATGTTCGCGATCTTCGGCACCGTGGCGCTGCTGATCACCGTCGACTTCCCCGGCAACCGGGCTGCCCGCGCCGTGGCGTATGGCGGGCTGGCCTTCAACGGCGCGGTGCTCATCACCATCGGGTCGCTGGTGGCGCCCATCCCGTGGCTCGCGGTCACCACGATGTTCGTGCTCGCCGTGGTGGTGATGTTCTCCGGCGTGCTGTCGGAGATCGTGGCCGCCGGACAGCGCTCGACGCTGCTGACGTTCGTGCTGCCGGCCTGCACTCCCCCGGGCCCGATCCCCGACCGCCTCCTCGGCTGGGCCATCGCGCTGTCGGTCGCCGTCCCCGCCGCGCTGTTCCTGCTCCCACCCCGCCACCACGACGAGCTCCGCCAGCACGCCGCCCAGGTGTGCCGCACGCTGGCCGACCGCCTCGACGGCAATGCGACGGCCGAGGACGTGTCATCCGCGATGGGCGCGTTGCGGTCGAACTTCCTCGGCGCGGACTTCCGGCCGGTCGGGCTGACCGCGGGCAGCCGGGCGCTGGTGCGCGTCGTCGACGACCTGCAGTGGCTATCCGACCGCATCACCGACGGCAGCGGCGACCTGCTCGCCCAGATGCGCGGCCCCGTCACGAGGGTCCTGCGCGATGCGGCGCGGGTCCTGACGACGTCGCCGTCGTCCGGCCGCGACGTCTTCCGCGAGGACCTCGCCAACGGCCTGGCCGCGCAGCGTGAGGTGGCGCAGAGCCGCTACCGCGACGACATCGTCGAGATCCTCGGCGAGGCCAGTGACGGCGCCGCGATCGGAGTCGGCAGACGGCTGCTGACGCGTCGCACGATCTCGGCGGCAGTCGGCGCGACGGGCCGGATCATCGGCATCGCCGCGGCAGCGGACGCCCGCCCGGTGTGGGCGCGGGTGCTGGGCCGACGACTGCCGAGAACCGGCGCCGCCGACCGCGTGCTCTCGGAGTCCGAGGCGCTGGCCTACCTGACCACAGGGTTCGTCGCCACGCGCGCGGTCGTGGTCCGCAACAGCCTGCGGACCGGCCTCGGGTTGGCGCTCGCGGTCGCCGTCACCCACGTCTTCCCCGTCGAGCACGGCTTCTGGGTGGTGCTGGGCGCGATGTCGGTCCTGCGCAGCAGCGCGCTCACCACCGGCACGCGAGTGGTGCGCGCAGTGGCGGGCACGGTGCTGGGCTTCCTGATCGGCATCGCGTTCATCGAACTGCTGGGCGTCGAACCGGTGGTGATGTGGCTCGCGCTGCCGATCGTCGCGTTCGGATCGGCCTACGTGCCCGAGGTGGCGTCGTTCGTCGCCGGGCAGGCGATGTTCACGATGATGGTGCTGATCATCTTCAACCTGATCGTGCCGACGGGGTGGAGCGTCGGGCTCATCCGCGTCGAGGACGTCGTGGTGGGTGCGCTGGTGGGCGTCGTGGTGTCGGTGCTGCTGTGGCCGCGCGGCGCGGCGGCGTCGGTGTCACGGGCGGTCGACGCGGCGCTCGCGGTCGGCACCACGTACCTCACCGCGGCCGTGCGCCGCGTCACCCGAGGCGCCGACGAAGCCGCCAACGATCGGGTGTTCGCACTCGGCCACGACGCGATGACGGCGGGACGAACCCTCGATGACGCCGTGCGGCAATACCTTTCGGAGAGCGGCGGGTCCACCGACGGCAGGGCACCGGTGGTCCGGGCGGCCAACCGGGCGATCCGGCTGCGCAACGCCGCGGAGTTGATCGCCGACGTCGTCCCACCGCCGCTGGCCGCCTACCCGCGGGTGCGCGACATCCTCGAGGCCCACACCGCCGCGGTGTGCGAGCGGCTCACCGGCACCCCGGGCCGCGACCACGCGCCGATCAGCGACGACTTCGTGCTGGCCCTGCGCGCCGAGGCGTCCGGCGAAGCGCTGTCGGTGTCGGCGGCGCTACCCCTGGTCGCCGTCGCGGCCAATCTCGGCGAGCTGGAGCTGCTCTACGCCGCACCACCCGAGCGATTTGTGCACCCGGAGGCGCGGTGA
- a CDS encoding class I SAM-dependent methyltransferase, with protein sequence MSSLRSHDDTWDIATSVGSTAVMVAAARAGETQRDEPLIRDPYAKILVDGAGTGVWEYMLDEAFIARIAEADAEVAEIFEHMGNYQAVRTHFFDDYYASAVASGIRQVVILASGLDSRAYRLDWPAGTVVYEIDQPKVLEYKATTLAKHGVQASAERREVAIDLRFDWPTALRDAGFDPSAPTAWLAEGLLMYLPADAQDGLFERITELSAPGSRVAAETVGVHSEERRARMREKFDALRAKFTDVDMSQPLDVADLMYNDPDRADVTTWLNDHGWTASGITSEQAMRELDRWVLTEEVDEDAFSEFVVGERQ encoded by the coding sequence ATGAGTTCGCTTCGCTCGCACGACGACACCTGGGACATCGCGACGAGCGTCGGGTCGACCGCCGTGATGGTGGCGGCAGCCCGCGCCGGTGAGACCCAGCGCGACGAACCGTTGATCCGCGATCCGTACGCGAAGATCCTGGTCGACGGCGCAGGCACCGGCGTCTGGGAGTACATGCTCGACGAGGCGTTCATCGCCAGGATCGCCGAGGCCGATGCCGAGGTCGCCGAGATCTTCGAGCACATGGGCAACTACCAGGCCGTCCGCACCCACTTCTTCGACGACTACTACGCGAGTGCCGTCGCCTCGGGCATCCGCCAGGTCGTCATCCTCGCCTCGGGACTCGACTCCCGGGCGTACCGGCTGGATTGGCCCGCCGGGACCGTGGTCTACGAGATCGACCAGCCCAAGGTGCTCGAGTACAAGGCGACGACGCTTGCGAAGCACGGCGTGCAGGCGTCCGCGGAGCGCCGCGAGGTGGCGATTGACCTGCGGTTCGACTGGCCCACGGCCCTGCGTGACGCCGGCTTCGACCCGTCCGCGCCGACCGCGTGGCTCGCCGAGGGCCTGCTGATGTACCTGCCCGCCGACGCCCAGGACGGGCTGTTCGAGCGGATCACCGAACTCAGTGCGCCGGGTAGCCGCGTGGCGGCCGAGACCGTCGGCGTGCACTCCGAGGAGCGACGCGCCCGCATGCGGGAGAAGTTCGACGCGCTGCGCGCCAAGTTCACCGACGTCGACATGAGCCAGCCGCTCGACGTTGCCGACCTGATGTACAACGACCCCGACCGCGCGGACGTCACTACCTGGCTCAACGATCACGGTTGGACCGCATCGGGCATCACCTCCGAGCAGGCGATGCGCGAACTCGACCGCTGGGTGCTGACCGAAGAGGTCGACGAGGACGCGTTCTCCGAGTTCGTGGTGGGCGAGCGCCAGTAG